Proteins found in one Pseudorasbora parva isolate DD20220531a chromosome 11, ASM2467924v1, whole genome shotgun sequence genomic segment:
- the LOC137093130 gene encoding protocadherin alpha-3-like encodes MEAGGQRRRWEFCWIALCISFLLDSGQQVSAQIRYSVPEEVKEGTAVGNIAKDLGLEVSSLMDRQFRIVSGSKEELFQINQENGVLYIRKEVDRELLCAGSGVCMVNLKTVIENPLEMHYVEVEITDINDHSPRFPDKEQRLRIYENTLPGADYQLQAARDPDSGTNSVRSYKLSPNDHFEIRVRENDEDKMPFLVLKKAVDREITTTYKLLLTAVDGGNPPRSGTLNVTVTVLDINDNHPVFSRETYSVTLEENSAKGTVVLQVNATDMDEGPNSDIEYSFATLNSKVLEVFELDQVTGEISVKGEVDFEDAEVYKLDIQASDKGHPPMSAKSRIVIKIIDVNDNRPEIEITSLSKNIPEDCKPGTVISLISVTDKDAGINGKVICHLNKNIPFELKPSFKDNMYSLVTKDRLDRETESQYDITITASDLGQPSLTASTTLSVQISDVNDNAPEFLINPIDLYLVENNAAGSSITSVSASDRDSAENAVISYQIIRGDGAQNDLSSFLNINSETGVVYSLKSFDFETMKTFQFHVLAKDSGSPSLSSNVTVNVFILDQNDNVPVILYPVSANGSAEGVEEIPRNVNAGHLVTKVRAYDADIGYNGWLLFSLQEVSEHSLFALDRYTGQIRTLRSFTETDEALHKLLILVKDNGNVSLSATATVIVKVVEPKEAFAASDVKNAVKDEEENDVTFYLIITLGSVSVLFVISIIVLIVMQCSKSTDYSSKYLQDTNYDGTLCHSIQYRSGDKRYMLVGPRMSIGSTIAPGSNRNTLVIPDRRRRDSGETYYKKWTFMRVR; translated from the exons ATGGAAGCCGGAGGACAAAGGCGCAGATGGGAGTTCTGCTGGATTGCTCTGTGTATTTCTTTTCTTCTTGACTCCGGACAGCAGGTTTCAGCTCAGATAAGATATTCTGTCCCGGAGGAAGTTAAAGAAGGAACCGCCGTGGGAAATATTGCTAAGGATTTGGGTCTTGAAGTAAGTAGCTTGATGGACAGGCAGTTTCGAATCGTTTCTGGATCTAAAGAGGAGCTTTTTCAGATAAATCAGGAAAATGGCGTTTTGTATATTCGTAAGGAAGTCGACAGAGAGTTATTGTGTGCTGGCAGCGGTGTCTGCATGGTGAATTTAAAAACGGTTATTGAAAATCCTTTGGAGATGCATTACGTAGAAGTAGAAATAACAGATATAAATGATCACTCTCCTAGATTTCCTGATAAAGAGCAGCGTCTGAGAATTTATGAAAATACACTTCCTGGTGCTGATTATCAGTTACAAGCTGCCAGAGATCCCGATTCTGGGACTAATTCGGTCCGGTCCTATAAATTAAGTCCAAACGATCATTTTGAAATTCGAGTTAGAGAAAATGATGAAGATAAAATGCCATTTTTAGTACTGAAGAAGGCTGTTGATAGAGAGATTACAACGACATACAAACTGCTTTTGACAGCAGTTGATGGAGGGAATCCACCGAGATCTGGTACTCTTAATGTTACAGTAACCGTTCTAGACATAAATGATAATCATCCTGTATTTAGTCGTGAGACATATTCTGTGACATTAGAAGAGAACTCTGCAAAAGGCACTGTGGTTCTACAAGTAAATGCAACTGATATGGACGAGGGCCCGAATAGTGATATTGAATACAGTTTTGCGACGTTAAACAGCAAAGTGCTCGAGGTTTTTGAGCTCGATCAGGTCACAGGTGAAATAAGTGTAAAGGGGGAGGTGGATTTTGAAGATGCAGAAGTTTATAAACTCGATATTCAGGCATCAGATAAGGGGCATCCACCAATGTCTGCAAAGTCTAGAATTGTCATTAAAATTATTGATGTGAATGACAACCGGCCAGAGATTGAGATCACGTCACTTTCTAAGAACATCCCTGAAGATTGTAAGCCTGGAACGGTAATTTCTCTCATCAGTGTGACTGATAAAGACGCCGGCATCAACGGTAAAGTGATCTGTCACTTAAACAAAAATATTCCCTTTGAGCTGAAGCCTTCCTTTAAAGATAATATGTACTCTTTAGTAACAAAAGATCGGTTAGATCGAGAAACTGAGTCACAGTATGACATTACAATTACAGCTTCTGATTTAGGACAGCCGTCTTTGACTGCATCGACCACACTAAGCGTTCAGATCTCTGATGTGAATGATAATGCTCCAGAATTTTTAATAAATCCTATAGATCTTTACTTAGTTGAAAATAATGCTGCCGGTTCGTCCATAACTTCAGTGAGCGCCTCTGATAGAGACAGTGCTGAAAATGCCGTGATATCCTATCAGATAATTAGAGGTGATGGAGCACAGAATGATTTGTCGTCTTTCTTGAATATAAATTCTGAGACAGGTGTTGTTTATTCTCTGAAGAGTTTTGATTTTGAAACGATGAAAACGTTCCAGTTCCATGTGCTCGCTAAAGACTCTGGAAGTCCGTCTCTGAGCAGTAACGTGACAGTGAACGTGTTTATTCTGGATCAGAACGACAACGTTCCAGTGATCTTATATCCAGTCAGCGCTAACGGTTCTGCTGAGGGTGTGGAAGAGATTCCCCGGAATGTGAACGCAGGGCATTTGGTGACTAAAGTCAGAGCCTATGACGCAGATATAGGATACAACGGCTGGTTATTGTTTTCACTGCAGGAAGTTAGTGAGCACAGTCTCTTTGCTTTGGACCGCTATACAGGACAGATAAGGACCCTTCGCTCATTCACAGAAACAGACGAGGCCCTGCATAAACTGCTCATACTGGTCAAAGACAATGGGAACGTTTCACTCTCAGCAACAGCGACTGTGATTGTCAAAGTTGTGGAGCCCAAAGAGGCTTTTGCAGCTTCTGATGTTAAAAACGCAGTAAAAGACGAGGAGGAAAACGACGTGACATTTTATCTGATCATCACTTTGGGCTCGGTTTCAGTGCTTTTTGTCATCAGCATCATCGTGTTGATTGTGATGCAGTGCTCGAAATCGACAGACTATTCGTCCAAGTATTTACAGGACACAAATTACGACGGGACTCTGTGTCACAGCATCCAGTACAGATCTGGAGACAAACGGTACATGTTAGTTGGACCCAGAATGAGTATCGGCTCTACTATAGCACCAGGCAGTAATAGGAATACTCTAGTGATACCAGATCGCAGGAGGAGAGATTCTGGAGAG ACGTATTACAAGAAATGGACGTTTATGCGCGTACGCTGA
- the LOC137092200 gene encoding protocadherin alpha-8-like — protein MEAGGQRRRWEYCWIALCISFLLDSGQQVSAQIRYSVPEEVKEGTAVGNIAKDLGLEVSSLMDRQFRIVSGSKEELFQINQENGVLYIRKEVDRESLCAGSGVCMVNLKTVIENPLEIHYVEVEITDINDHSPSFSEKEQRLRISENTLPGANYQLQAARDPDSGTNSVRSYKLSPSDHFGIRVRENDEDKMPFLVLKKAVDREITTTYKLLLTAVDGGNPPRSGSVNITIIILDTNDNHPVFSRDTYSVTLEENSAIGTVVLRVNATDKDEGPNSDIEYSFATLNSKVLEVFELDQVTGEISVKGEVDFEDAEVYKLDIQASDKGHPPMSANCRVIIKIIDVNDNRPEIEITSLSKNIPEDCKPGTVISLISVTDKDAGINGKVICHLNKNIPFELKPSFKDNMYSLVTKDRLDRETDSQYDITITASDLGQPSLTASTTLSVQISDVNDNAPEFLINPIDIYLVENNAAGSSITSVSASDRDSAENAVISYQIIRGDGAQNDLSSFLNINSETGVVYSLKSFDFETMKTFQFHVLAKDSGSPSLSSNVTVNVFILDQNDNVPVILYPVSANGSAEGVEEIPRNVNAGHLVTKVRAYDADIGYNGWLLFSLQEVREHSLFALDRYTGQIRTLRSFTETDEAQHKLLILVKDNGNVSLSATATVIVKVVEPKEAFAASDVKNAVKDEEENDVTFYLIITLGSVSVLFVISIIVLIVMQCSKSTDYSSKYLQDTNYDGTLCHSIQYRSGDKRYMLVGPRMSIGSTIAPGSNRNTLVIPDRRRRDSGEVRTDSLLLR, from the coding sequence ATGGAAGCCGGAGGACAAAGGCGCAGATGGGAGTACTGCTGGATTGCTCTGTGTATTTCTTTTCTTCTTGACTCCGGACAGCAGGTTTCAGCTCAGATAAGATATTCTGTTCCGGAGGAAGTGAAAGAAGGAACCGCCGTGGGAAATATTGCTAAGGATTTGGGTCTTGAAGTAAGTAGCTTGATGGACAGGCAGTTTCGAATCGTTTCTGGATCTAAAGAGGAGCTTTTTCAGATAAATCAGGAAAATGGCGTTTTATATATTCGTAAGGAAGTCGACAGAGAGTCATTGTGTGCTGGCAGCGGTGTCTGCATGGTGAATTTAAAAACCGTTATTGAAAATCCTCTCGAGATACATTATGTGGAGGTAGAAATAACAGATATAAACGATCACTCTCCCAGTTTCTCTGAAAAAGAGCAGCGTCTGAGAATTTCTGAAAATACACTTCCTGGTGCTAATTATCAGTTACAAGCTGCCAGAGATCCCGATTCTGGGACTAATTCGGTTCGGTCCTATAAATTAAGTCCAAGCGATCATTTTGGAATTCGAGTTAGAGAAAATGATGAAGATAAAATGCCATTTTTAGTACTGAAGAAGGCTGTTGATAGAGAGATTACAACGACATACAAACTGCTTTTGACAGCAGTTGATGGAGGGAATCCACCGAGATCTGGGTCTGTTAacattacaattattattttagatACAAATGATAATCATCCTGTATTTAGTCGTGATACATATTCTGTGACATTAGAAGAGAACTCTGCAATAGGCACTGTGGTTCTTCGAGTTAATGCAACTGATAAGGACGAGGGCCCGAATAGTGATATTGAATACAGTTTTGCGACGTTAAACAGCAAAGTGCTCGAGGTTTTTGAGCTCGATCAGGTCACGGGTGAAATAAGTGTAAAGGGGGAGGTGGATTTTGAAGATGCAGAAGTTTATAAACTCGATATTCAGGCATCAGATAAGGGGCATCCACCGATGTCTGCAAACTGTAgagttattattaaaattattgatGTGAATGACAACCGGCCAGAGATTGAGATCACGTCACTTTCTAAGAACATCCCTGAAGATTGTAAGCCTGGAACGGTCATTTCTCTCATTAGTGTGACTGATAAAGACGCCGGCATCAACGGTAAAGTGATCTGTCACTTAAACAAAAATATTCCCTTTGAGCTAAAGCCTTCCTTCAAAGATAATATGTACTCTTTAGTAACAAAAGATCGGTTAGATAGAGAAACTGATTCACAGTATGACATTACAATTACAGCTTCCGATTTAGGACAGCCGTCTTTGACTGCATCGACCACACTAAGCGTTCAGATCTCTGATGTGAATGATAATGCTCCAGAATTTTTAATAAATCCTATAGATATTTACTTAGTTGAAAATAATGCTGCCGGTTCGTCCATAACTTCAGTGAGCGCCTCTGATAGAGACAGTGCTGAAAATGCCGTGATATCCTATCAGATAATTAGAGGTGATGGAGCACAGAATGATTTGTCGTCTTTCTTGAATATAAATTCTGAGACAGGTGTTGTTTATTCTCTGAAGAGTTTTGACTTTGAAACGATGAAAACGTTCCAGTTCCATGTGCTTGCTAAAGACTCTGGAAGTCCGTCTCTGAGCAGTAACGTGACAGTGAACGTGTTTATTCTGGATCAGAACGACAACGTTCCAGTGATCTTATATCCAGTCAGCGCTAACGGTTCTGCTGAGGGTGTGGAAGAGATTCCCCGGAATGTGAACGCAGGGCATTTGGTGACTAAAGTCAGAGCCTATGACGCAGATATAGGATACAACGGCTGGTTATTGTTTTCACTGCAGGAAGTTAGAGAGCACAGTCTCTTTGCTTTGGACCGCTATACAGGACAGATAAGGACCCTTCGCTCATTCACAGAAACAGACGAGGCCCAGCATAAACTGCTCATACTGGTCAAAGACAATGGGAACGTTTCACTCTCAGCAACAGCGACTGTGATTGTCAAAGTTGTGGAGCCCAAAGAGGCTTTTGCAGCTTCTGATGTTAAAAACGCAGTAAAAGACGAGGAGGAAAACGACGTGACATTTTATCTGATCATCACTTTGGGCTCGGTTTCAGTGCTTTTTGTCATCAGCATCATCGTGTTGATTGTGATGCAGTGCTCGAAATCGACAGACTATTCGTCCAAGTATTTACAGGACACAAATTACGACGGGACTCTGTGTCACAGCATCCAGTATAGATCTGGAGACAAACGGTACATGTTAGTTGGACCCAGAATGAGTATCGGCTCTACTATAGCACCAGGCAGTAATAGGAATACTCTAGTGATACCAGATCGCAGGAGGAGAGACTCTGGAGAGGTAAGAACCGATTCATTATTATTACGATAA
- the LOC137092201 gene encoding protocadherin alpha-8-like, which yields MEAGGQRRRWEYCWIALCVSFLLDSGQQVSAQIRYSVPEEVNEGTAVGNIAKDLGLEVSSLMERQFRIVSGSKEELFQINQENGVLYIRKEVDRESLCAGSGVCMVNLKTVIENPLEIHYVEVEITDINDHSPSFSEKEQRLRIYENTLPGANYQLQAARDPDSGTNSIRSYKLSPNDHFGIRVRENDEDKMPFLVLKKAVDREITTTYKLLLTAVDGGNPPRSGTLNITIIILDTNDNHPVFSRDTYSVTLEENSAIGTVVLRVNATDKDEGPNSDIEYSFATLNSKVLEVFELDQVTGEMRVKGKVDFEDAEVYKLDIQASDKGHPPMSANCRVIIKIIDVNDNRPEIEITSLSKNIPEDCKPGTVISLISVTDKDAGINGKVICHLNKNIPFELKPSFKDNMYSLVTKDRLDRETDSQYDITITASDLGQPSLTASTTLSVQISDVNDNAPEFLINPIDLYLVENNAAGSSITSVSASDRDSAENAVISYQIIRGDGAQNDLSSFLNINSETGVVYSLKSFDFETMKTFQFHVLAKDSGSPSLSSNVTVNVFILDQNDNVPVILYPVSANGSAEGVEEIPRNVNAGHLVTKVRAYDADIGYNGWLLFSLQEVSEHSLFALDRYTGQIRTLRSFTETDEAQHKLLILVKDNGNVSLSATATVIVKVVEPKEAFAASDVKNAVKDEEENDVTFYLIITLGSVSVLFVISIIVLIVMQCSKSTDYSSKYLQDTNYDGTLCHSIQYRSGDKRYMLVGPRMSIGSTIAPGSNRNTLVIPGRRRRDSGEVRTDSLLLR from the coding sequence ATGGAAGCCGGAGGACAAAGGCGCAGATGGGAGTACTGCTGGATTGCTCTGTGTGTTTCTTTTCTTCTTGACTCCGGACAGCAGGTTTCAGCTCAGATAAGATATTCTGTCCCGGAGGAAGTGAATGAAGGAACCGCCGTGGGAAATATTGCTAAGGATTTGGGTCTTGAAGTAAGTAGCTTGATGGAAAGGCAGTTTCGAATCGTTTCTGGATCTAAAGAGGAGCTTTTTCAGATAAATCAGGAAAATGGCGTTTTGTATATTCGTAAGGAAGTCGACAGAGAGTCATTGTGTGCTGGCAGTGGTGTCTGCATGGTGAATTTAAAAACCGTCATTGAAAATCCTCTCGAGATACATTATGTGGAGGTAGAAATAACAGATATAAATGATCACTCTCCCAGTTTCTCTGAAAAGGAGCAGCGCCTAAGAATTTATGAAAATACATTGCCTGGTGCTAATTATCAGTTACAAGCTGCCAGAGATCCCGATTCTGGGACTAATTCGATCCGGTCCTATAAATTAAGTCCAAACGATCATTTTGGAATTCGAGTTAGAGAAAATGATGAAGATAAAATGCCATTTTTAGTACTGAAGAAGGCTGTTGATAGAGAGATTACAACGACATACAAACTGCTTTTGACAGCAGTTGATGGAGGGAATCCACCGAGATCTGGGACTCttaatattacaattattattttagatACAAATGATAATCATCCTGTATTTAGTCGTGATACATATTCTGTGACATTAGAAGAGAACTCTGCAATAGGCACTGTGGTTCTTCGAGTTAATGCAACTGATAAGGACGAGGGCCCGAATAGTGATATTGAATACAGTTTTGCGACGTTAAACAGCAAAGTGCTCGAGGTTTTTGAGCTCGATCAGGTCACAGGTGAAATGCGTGTAAAGGGGAAAGTTGATTTTGAAGATGCAGAAGTTTATAAACTCGATATTCAGGCATCAGATAAGGGGCATCCACCGATGTCTGCAAACTGTAgagttattattaaaattattgatGTGAATGACAACCGGCCAGAGATTGAGATCACGTCACTTTCTAAGAACATCCCTGAAGATTGTAAGCCTGGAACGGTCATTTCTCTCATTAGTGTGACTGATAAAGACGCCGGCATCAACGGTAAAGTGATCTGTCACTTAAACAAAAATATTCCCTTTGAGCTAAAGCCTTCCTTCAAAGATAATATGTACTCTTTAGTAACAAAAGATCGGTTAGATAGAGAAACTGATTCACAGTATGACATTACAATTACAGCTTCCGATTTAGGACAGCCGTCTTTGACTGCATCGACCACACTAAGCGTTCAGATCTCTGATGTGAATGATAATGCTCCAGAATTTTTAATAAATCCTATAGATCTTTACTTAGTTGAAAATAATGCTGCCGGTTCGTCCATAACTTCAGTGAGCGCCTCTGATAGAGACAGTGCTGAAAATGCCGTGATATCCTATCAGATAATTAGAGGTGATGGAGCACAGAATGATTTGTCGTCTTTCTTGAATATAAATTCTGAGACAGGTGTTGTTTATTCTCTGAAGAGTTTTGATTTTGAAACAATGAAAACGTTCCAGTTCCATGTGCTCGCTAAAGACTCTGGAAGTCCGTCTCTGAGCAGTAACGTGACAGTGAACGTGTTTATTCTGGATCAGAACGACAACGTTCCAGTGATCTTATATCCAGTCAGCGCTAACGGTTCTGCTGAGGGTGTGGAAGAGATTCCCCGGAATGTGAACGCAGGGCATTTGGTGACTAAAGTCAGAGCCTATGACGCAGATATAGGATACAACGGCTGGTTATTGTTTTCACTGCAGGAAGTTAGTGAGCACAGTCTCTTTGCTTTGGACCGCTATACAGGACAGATAAGGACCCTTCGCTCATTCACAGAAACAGACGAGGCCCAGCATAAACTGCTCATACTGGTCAAAGACAATGGGAACGTTTCACTCTCAGCAACAGCGACTGTGATTGTCAAAGTTGTGGAGCCCAAAGAGGCTTTTGCAGCTTCTGATGTTAAAAACGCAGTAAAAGACGAGGAGGAAAACGACGTGACATTTTATCTGATCATCACTTTGGGCTCGGTTTCAGTGCTTTTTGTCATCAGCATCATCGTGTTGATTGTGATGCAGTGCTCGAAATCGACAGACTATTCGTCCAAGTATTTACAGGACACAAATTACGACGGGACTCTGTGTCACAGCATCCAGTACAGATCTGGAGACAAACGGTACATGTTAGTTGGACCCAGAATGAGTATCGGCTCTACTATAGCACCAGGCAGTAATAGGAATACTCTAGTGATACCAGGTCGCAGGAGGAGAGATTCTGGAGAGGTAAGAACCGATTCATTATTATTACGGTAA
- the LOC137093131 gene encoding protocadherin gamma-A11-like: MDNDGQRRRCGYWWIALCLMLHGKQSVSAQIRYSIPEEVKEGSHVGNIAKDLGLDVSSLEHRRFRIVSGSKDSFFQVNQNNGILYVHKKIDREEMCDGNGACLLNLKIAVENPLEVHYVEVEITDVNDHFPSFPEKDLHIQIAENTLKGTRFGLPTARDLDVGVNSIRSYRLGQNDHFDIEIRDSEYGDKNPFLLLQKPLDRESQEKHVLTLTAIDGGNPPKSGTLNITVTVLDVNDNRPICNRDTYTITLNENASPGFAVTFVNATDPDEGVNGEVEYTYGRNVQRKVHDIFELDKLTGEIRVKGKIDFEENEIYSLNIMASDKGRPPMDTDCRVIIKIIDVNDNEPEIEVTSLSNIVSEDAKPGTVISLISITDKDSGINGKVICSLSKNVPFELKPYVQQNMYSLVTKESLDREVASHYDITVTATDLGNPALSASKSLSVEVSDVNDNTPQFPHSPLEVYLFENNPPGGSIFSVSATDKDNNENAHVAYHIIRGDQTQSDMTSFLNINSETGVISALKSFDFETVKKFQFHILAKDSGSPSLSSNVTVNVFILDQNDNVPVILYPVSANGSAEGVEEIPRNVNAGHLVTKVRAYDADIGYNGWLLFSLQEVSEHSLFALDRYTGQIRTLRSFTETDEAQHKLLILVKDNGNVSLSATATVIVKVVEPKEAFAASDVKNAVKDEEENDVTFYLIITLGSVSVLFVISIIVLIVMQCSKSTDYSSKYLQETNYDGTLCHSIQYRSGDKRYMLVGPRMSIGSTIAPGSNRNTLVIPDRRRRDSGEERRELFNALVLKSGAVH, translated from the exons ATGGATAATGATGGACAAAGGCGCAGATGTGGGTACtggtggattgctttgtgtttGATGCTGCATGGTAAGCAGTCGGTTTCGGCACAGATCAGATATTCTATTCCAGAGGAGGTGAAAGAGGGATCACATGTGGGAAATATTGCTAAGGATCTCGGTCTTGATGTCAGTTCGTTAGAGCACAGGCGATTCCGTATTGTTTCTGGATCTAAGGACAGCTTTTTCCAGGTAAATCAGAACAATGGCATCTTGTATGTTCATAAGAAAATCGACCGAGAGGAGATGTGTGATGGCAATGGCGCATGTTTGCTAAACTTAAAGATTGCAGTTGAAAATCCGCTCGAAGTTCACTATGTTGAGGTTGAAATAACAGATGTAAACGACCACTTCCCTTCTTTCCCAGAAAAAGACTTGCACATTCAAATAGCAGAAAACACGTTAAAAGGCACTCGCTTTGGTCTCCCAACCGCACGAGATTTAGATGTTGGCGTTAATTCCATTCGTTCCTATCGGCTCGGACAAAATGATCATTTTGATATAGAGATAAGAGACAGTGAATATGGGGATAAAAACCCCTTTCTGTTATTACAGAAACCCTTAGATAGGGAGAGTCAAGAGAAACACGTATTAACTTTGACTGCTATTGATGGAGGAAATCCACCAAAATCGGGTACATTAAATATAACTGTCACGGTCCTCGATGTTAACGACAACCGACCAATATGCAACCGAGACACGTACACTATTACGTTAAATGAGAACGCCTCTCCCGGTTTTGCCGTTACATTTGTTAATGCGACTGACCCAGATGAGGGCGTTAATGGAGAAGTTGAATACACTTATGGTAGAAATGTGCAGCGAAAGGTACATGATATTTTCGAGTTAGATAAATTGACAGGTGAAATACGTGTCAAAGGCAAAATTGATTTTGAAGAGAATGAAATTTATAGTCTGAACATCATGGCTTCTGATAAGGGACGCCCTCCAATGGATACTGACTGCAGAGTTATCATTAAGATTATAGATGTCAATGATAATGAACCTGAGATTGAAGTCACGTCGCTTTCTAATATTGTTTCTGAAGACGCAAAACCAGGGACAGTCATTTCCCTAATaagcataacagacaaagaTTCAGGGATTAATGGTAAAGTAATCTGTAGCTTGTCAAAGAATGTGCCGTTTGAGTTGAAACCATATGTTCAGCAGAACATGTATTCTCTAGTAACCAAAGAGAGTTTGGACCGGGAGGTTGCATCCCATTATGACATTACAGTAACAGCTACTGATTTAGGCAACCCAGCTCTTTCAGCGTCAAAATCTCTAAGCGTAGAGGTGTCCGATGTTAACGATAATACACCGCAGTTTCCCCACAGCCCTCTTGAGGTTTACCTGTTTGAAAATAATCCACCGGGAGGGTCGATATTCTCTGTGAGCGCCACTGACAAAGACAACAATGAAAATGCCCATGTTGCGTATCATATTATAAGAGGCGATCAGACTCAAAGCGATATGACTTCCTTCCTCAATATCAATTCTGAAACGGGCGTGATTAGCGCTCTCAAAAGTTTTGACTTTGAAACAGTAAAAAAGTTTCAGTTCCACATACTTGCCAAAGACTCTGGAAGTCCGTCTCTGAGCAGTAACGTGACAGTGAACGTGTTTATTCTGGATCAGAACGACAACGTTCCAGTGATCTTATATCCAGTCAGCGCTAACGGTTCTGCTGAGGGTGTGGAAGAGATTCCCCGGAATGTGAACGCAGGGCATTTGGTGACTAAAGTCAGAGCCTATGACGCAGATATAGGATACAACGGCTGGTTATTGTTTTCACTGCAGGAAGTTAGTGAGCACAGTCTCTTTGCTTTGGACCGCTATACAGGACAGATAAGGACCCTTCGCTCATTCACAGAAACAGACGAGGCCCAGCATAAACTGCTCATACTGGTCAAAGACAATGGGAACGTTTCACTCTCAGCAACAGCGACTGTGATTGTCAAAGTTGTGGAGCCCAAAGAGGCTTTTGCAGCTTCTGATGTTAAAAACGCAGTAAAAGACGAGGAGGAAAACGACGTGACATTTTATCTGATCATCACTTTGGGCTCGGTTTCAGTGCTTTTTGTCATCAGCATCATCGTGTTGATTGTGATGCAGTGCTCGAAATCGACAGACTATTCGTCCAAGTATTTACAGGAAACAAATTACGACGGGACTCTGTGTCACAGCATCCAGTACAGATCTGGAGACAAACGGTACATGTTAGTTGGACCCAGAATGAGTATCGGCTCTACTATAGCACCAGGCAGTAATAGGAATACTCTAGTGATACCAGATCGCAGGAGGAGAGATTCTGGAGAG GAGCGCAGGGAGCTGTTCAATGCGTTGGTGCTGAAATCTGGTGCAGTTCATTGA